One stretch of Rhizoctonia solani chromosome 8, complete sequence DNA includes these proteins:
- a CDS encoding manganese peroxidase 2, whose product MISRLALLALFANLASADWTWPNPVWDEIEEITQVQGGVFRSGVLDGVTPCGSFPQSGNSDPSRQASSEWLLTAYHDAITHNAQEGTGGVDASLIWETNRAPNGRAFNGTFGFMLNYYSIRASMSDLIALATYTAVRNCQGPPLIMRAGRIDATGPAPDGFVPGPSDSITTLLSKFANAGFNKTDMIQMVACGHTIGGVHGQFFPELTGDSNRTNYVHFDTTPATFDNKAATEYLDGTSLNPLVTAPGGNNSDFTVFNSDGNSTIKAMSQPTKFLSTCGSILQRMIDTVPSTVKLSDPITPMKVKPHDLQLQLLSTGQIRLDGYIRVRSEDRGLSEQPAVRVMYADRTGQVNSTKIDTMPVRFQGGIGSGFEAVFWFYQIPSTILPKGISHFNVSLTNVTTRAETVYDNNGHGYPVQDNIIFQAAQSCQILNSDENGNGNLTMTAAVRDGMDLTNPSLNVVVKVPRANSVVPALVIRTVPMKLLRSTEFGYSLYSGSYSLPTESWSTTADVRVEGPNGVKYEDGFKKTSAFNDQCGEF is encoded by the exons ATGATCTCTCGTCTAGCTCTTCTCGCCCTCTTTGCAAATCTCGCTTCGGCTGACTGGACCTGGCCAAACCCAGTATGGGACGAAATCGAAGAGATCACCCAGGTCCAA GGCGGTGTGTTCCGCTCTGGAGTTCTGGACGGTGTGACCCCCTGTGGGTCGTTCCCTCAATCCGGGAATAGTGATCCATCCAGACAGGCGTCCTCTGAATGGCTCCTCACTGCATACCACGACGCGATCACCCACAACGCCCAAGAAGGCACAGGCGGTGTTGACGCTTCGCTCATCTGGGAGACCAACAGGGCCCCGAACGGCAGGGCCTTCAACGGTACTTTTGGATTCATGTTGAACTACTATAGCATCCGAGCCTCCATGAGCGACTTGATCGCCCTGGCTACCTATACGGCTGTCAGAAATTGCCAAGGTCCTCCCTTGATCATGCGCGCTGGAAGAATCGATGCGACCGGACCTGCTCCAGACGGCTTTGTGCCAGGGCCAAGCGATAGTATCACCACGCTCCTCAGCAAGTTCGCGAATGCCGGTTTTAATAAGACCGACATGATTCAG ATGGTGGCGTGCGGACACA CAATTGGAGGTGTCCATGGACAGTTCTTCCCAGAGCTAACTGGCGACTCCAACAGGACAAATTATGTTCATTTCGACACTACGCCCGCGACCTTTGATAACAAAGCTGCAACGGAATATCTCGACGGCACCAGTCTAAACCCGCTAGTGACTGCGCCTGGAGGAAATAATTCTGACTTCACCGTCTTCAATT CCGATGGAAACTCGACTATCAAAGCCATGTCTCAACCAACAAAGTTCCTCTCAACCTGCGGCTCCATCCTTCAGCGAATGATCGATACAGTTCCTAGCACCGTCAAGCTCAGTGACCCGATCACACCTATGAAAGTCAAGCCCCATGACTTGCAGCTCCAGCTTCTAAGCACGGGTCAGATTCGGCTGGACGGGTACATCCGCGTGCGAAGCGAAGATAGGGGGCTGAGTGAGCAGCCGGCTGTCAGGGTCATGTATGCGGACCGAACTGGACAAGTCAACTCGACAAAGATCGATACGATGCCGGTTCGGTTCCAAGGGGGAATAGGGTCAGGCTTTGAAGCCGTTTTCTGG TTTTACCAAATCCCATCGACTATTCTTCCCAAAGGAATTTCACACTTCAATGTTTCGCTCACTAACGTAACTACGAGAGCCGAAACCGTCTACGATAATAATGGGCATGGGTACCCCGTCCAGGATAACATTATCTTCCAGGCTGCTCAGTCATGCCAAATCCTCAACTCGGACGAGAATGGGAACGGGAATCTAACTATGACTGCTGCG GTTCGCGATGGTATGGACTTGACTAACCCTTCCTTGAACGTTGTGGTCAAGGTCCCGCGCGCAAACAGCGTCGTGCCGGCGTTGGTTATCAGGACTGTCCCTATGAAGCTTTTACGATCTACCGAGTTTGGATACTCCCTCTACAGTG GATCATACTCCCTTCCGACTGAATCCTGGTCTACCACGGCAGATGTGCGGGTTGAAGGTCCAAATGGTGTCAAGTACGAAGACGGGTTCAAGAAGACGAGCGCGTTTAATGATCAATGT GGTGAATTTTAG